One part of the Silurus meridionalis isolate SWU-2019-XX chromosome 26, ASM1480568v1, whole genome shotgun sequence genome encodes these proteins:
- the abi3bpb gene encoding ABI family, member 3 (NESH) binding protein b isoform X3: MSVPGLLRCILLLSFAGILLLSDSSARRIRVRRQNMKVRINATGDTIVLKFLRPNPDVKLEGYILGYGSSMFSKQFIQLPENGKPYETEIDAEPKYLVAVQPIKPNDVKKQCMGKVNLDKPLNLVIGTVSSTSVLLSWGPYTRSPYEGNIMNDCLEDGYYTIRYRERNRKWIYQTCPTSDTVIDNLKPNTHYEFGVRPNKDDRSGMWSKPVIHSTNTGDKIMSSPFKPSQTKPGKPTMPGPRTVLPPPPPNRTHPRPPPLHTNPPFPGSPKTSFAPPLAEQETALTSGSNEPKQPQLTLDSDILARNASSQARGISFGLPHLLSTRTPHQTTTDTPQTPSGGDRRPGLPQTKAPSASPKTYSSSGNSGQSSLKDLSLSVPPKPVDSTVAVSSRNRTAGGRTPYFPLYNGMRPSYFPRANDTSRRYGVNGQHHKGLSFPKPVMWSRTRMGTPNRVSFHISKNPNQVGKTSGIDKKINLHQDKSSILKPKAPLVTAKPAKPKTTTTTPVTETHFETWENSSAFSSVPASKIDAMGKERFIAPHVVYKTDKKPDEPCSITRSLSYFLKEQGGETTVTGPPRVAPSNLTVVTVEGCPSFVILDWNKVDNQTTEYEVISTTKGPDGQKVSILTTNQTHTAVENLKPESSYEFKVKPKNELGEGPPSEPVTFNTESADPRVSEYVSGKDAIWTQFPFKTDSYSECNGKQYVKRTWYRKFVGIQLCNSLRYKIYLSDSLNGKFYNIGDQTGHGEDHCQFVDSFLDGRTGTQLPADQLEARPGYFRAVRQEPVHFGQIGGNSHITYVAWYECGTPIPGKW, from the exons ATGTCCGTGCCAGGACTCCTCCGCTGCATCCTCCTGCTCTCCTTCGCTGGGATTCTACTCCTCTCCGATTCTTCTGCCAGGAGAATCAGAG TCAGAAGACAGAACATGAAAGTTCGGATTAACGCCACAGGCGACACCATTGTCCTGAAGTTCCTCCGACCCAATCCTGATGTTAAACTTGAAGGCTATATTCTGGGCTATGGATCTAGCATGTTCTCTAAGCAGTTCATCCAGCTTCCCGAGAACGGAAAACCCTATGAGACTGAGATTG ATGCTGAACCAAAGTACCTAGTTGCTGTCCAGCCAATCAAACCCAATGATGTGAAGAAACAATGCATGG GTAAAGTGAACCTGGACAAGCCTCTCAACCTGGTGATTGGGACCGTCTCATCTACCTCAGTGCTGCTGTCCTGGGGGCCATATACGAGGTCACCTTATGAGGGCAACATTATGAATGACTGTCTGGAAGACGG GTACTACACAATCCGctacagagaaagaaacaggaagtggatctATCAGACTTGCCCCACTAGCGATACAGTCATTGACAACCTAAAACCCAACACTCACTATGAATTTGGCGTCCGGCCCAACAAAGATGACCGCAGCGGCATGTGGAGCAAACCAGTCATCCACAGCACCAACACGGGGG ACAAAATCATGTCAAGTCCCTTCAAGCCAAGTCAGACCAAACCTGGG AAGCCGACAATGCCGGGACCACGCACAGTGCTTCCACCGC CTCCACCTAACAGGACGCATCCAAGGCCCCCACCTTTACACACCAATCCTCCTTTTCCTGGATCTCCAAAGACATCATTtg CACCTCCTCTGGCTGAGCAAGAAACTGCACTCACTTCTGGGTCCAATGAGCCCAAACAGCCTCAGCTTACACTGG ACTCAGACATCCTTGCTAGAAACGCTTCATCTCAAGCCAGAGGGATTTCTTTTGGCTTGCCACATCTCCTGTCCACTCGAACCCCTCACCAGACAACCACTGACACCCCTCAAACCCCTTCTGGAGGCGACCGGCGACCTGGCCTCCCTCAGACCAAGGCACCAAGTGCCTCTCCCAAGACTTATAGTTCATCTGGTAATTCTG GTCAAAGCTCTCTGAAAGACCTAAGCTTGTCTGTTCCACCAAAGCCAGTCGATTCAACCGTAGCAGTGAGCAGCAGGAACCGGACAGCTGGGGGCAGAACTCCTTACTTTCCCCTCTATAACGGCATGCGGCCCTCTTATTTCCCCAGGGCCAACGACACCTCCAGAAGATACGGGG TGAACGGACAACATCATAAAGGACTGTCTTTCCCCAAACCAGTCATGTGGTCCAGAACCAGAATGG GTACTCCTAATCGAGTTTCTTTCCATATCAGTAAAAACCCCAACCAGGTTGGCAAAACCAGTGGAATAG ACAAAAAGATTAACCTGCACCAGGACAAATCATCAATCCTGAAGCCTAAAGCACCTCTCGTTACTGCCAAACCAGCGAAacctaaaacaacaacaacaactccGGTGACgg AAACGCACTTTGAGACGTGGGAGAACTCGTCTGCCTTCAGCTCTGTTCCAGCATCCAAAATCGATGCCATGGGCAAAGAGCGCTTCATCG CTCCACACGTGGTGTATAAGACGGACAAGAAACCGGATGAGCCATGCTCCATCACGCGGTCTCTGAGCTATTTCCTGAAGGAACAGGGAGGTGAAACCACAGTGACCGGTCCTCCTCGTGTCGCTCCGTCGAACCTCACTGTGGTCACGGTTGAAGGCTGTCCCTCTTTCGTCATCCTCGACTGGAATAAAGTTGACAACCAAACCACAG AATATGAGGTCATCTCCACCACTAAAGGACCTGACGGACAAAAGGTCTCCATCCTGACCACCAACCAAACACATACAGCTGTGGAGAACCTCAAGCCCGAGTCCAG TTACGAGTTTAAAGTGAAACCAAAGAACGAATTGGGTGAGGGGCCGCCCAGTGAACCGGTGACCTTTAACACAGAGTCAG cGGATCCTAGAGTGAGCGAATACGTTTCAG GCAAAGACGCAATCTGGACGCAGTTCCCATTTAAGACTGACTCTTACTCGGAGTGCAACGGCAAGCAGTACGTCAAGAGGACATGGTATCGCAAGTTTGTTGGCATCCAGCTCTGCAACTCCCTTCGATATAAGATCTACCTGAGCGACTCTCTTAACG GTAAATTCTACAACATTGGGGACCAGACAGGCCACGGAGAGGACCATTGCCAGTTTGTAGACTCCTTCCTGGATGGAAGGACCGGGACACAGCTGCCAGCAGACCAGCTCGAAGCTCGACCAG gTTATTTCAGAGCTGTGAGGCAAGAACCAGTTCACTTCGGCCAGATCGGAGGCAATTCACACATCACTTATGTAGCATGGTACGAGTGTGGTACGCCAATCCCTGGGAAGTGGTAG
- the abi3bpb gene encoding ABI family, member 3 (NESH) binding protein b isoform X9 — protein sequence MSVPGLLRCILLLSFAGILLLSDSSARRIRGKSVFSVRRQNMKVRINATGDTIVLKFLRPNPDVKLEGYILGYGSSMFSKQFIQLPENGKPYETEIDAEPKYLVAVQPIKPNDVKKQCMGKVNLDKPLNLVIGTVSSTSVLLSWGPYTRSPYEGNIMNDCLEDGYYTIRYRERNRKWIYQTCPTSDTVIDNLKPNTHYEFGVRPNKDDRSGMWSKPVIHSTNTGDKIMSSPFKPSQTKPGKPTMPGPRTVLPPPPPNRTHPRPPPLHTNPPFPGSPKTSFGQSSLKDLSLSVPPKPVDSTVAVSSRNRTAGGRTPYFPLYNGMRPSYFPRANDTSRRYGVNGQHHKGLSFPKPVMWSRTRMGTPNRVSFHISKNPNQVGKTSGIDKKINLHQDKSSILKPKAPLVTAKPAKPKTTTTTPVTETHFETWENSSAFSSVPASKIDAMGKERFIAPHVVYKTDKKPDEPCSITRSLSYFLKEQGGETTVTGPPRVAPSNLTVVTVEGCPSFVILDWNKVDNQTTEYEVISTTKGPDGQKVSILTTNQTHTAVENLKPESSYEFKVKPKNELGEGPPSEPVTFNTESADPRVSEYVSGKDAIWTQFPFKTDSYSECNGKQYVKRTWYRKFVGIQLCNSLRYKIYLSDSLNGKFYNIGDQTGHGEDHCQFVDSFLDGRTGTQLPADQLEARPGYFRAVRQEPVHFGQIGGNSHITYVAWYECGTPIPGKW from the exons ATGTCCGTGCCAGGACTCCTCCGCTGCATCCTCCTGCTCTCCTTCGCTGGGATTCTACTCCTCTCCGATTCTTCTGCCAGGAGAATCAGAGGCAAGTCCGTCTTCTCGG TCAGAAGACAGAACATGAAAGTTCGGATTAACGCCACAGGCGACACCATTGTCCTGAAGTTCCTCCGACCCAATCCTGATGTTAAACTTGAAGGCTATATTCTGGGCTATGGATCTAGCATGTTCTCTAAGCAGTTCATCCAGCTTCCCGAGAACGGAAAACCCTATGAGACTGAGATTG ATGCTGAACCAAAGTACCTAGTTGCTGTCCAGCCAATCAAACCCAATGATGTGAAGAAACAATGCATGG GTAAAGTGAACCTGGACAAGCCTCTCAACCTGGTGATTGGGACCGTCTCATCTACCTCAGTGCTGCTGTCCTGGGGGCCATATACGAGGTCACCTTATGAGGGCAACATTATGAATGACTGTCTGGAAGACGG GTACTACACAATCCGctacagagaaagaaacaggaagtggatctATCAGACTTGCCCCACTAGCGATACAGTCATTGACAACCTAAAACCCAACACTCACTATGAATTTGGCGTCCGGCCCAACAAAGATGACCGCAGCGGCATGTGGAGCAAACCAGTCATCCACAGCACCAACACGGGGG ACAAAATCATGTCAAGTCCCTTCAAGCCAAGTCAGACCAAACCTGGG AAGCCGACAATGCCGGGACCACGCACAGTGCTTCCACCGC CTCCACCTAACAGGACGCATCCAAGGCCCCCACCTTTACACACCAATCCTCCTTTTCCTGGATCTCCAAAGACATCATTtg GTCAAAGCTCTCTGAAAGACCTAAGCTTGTCTGTTCCACCAAAGCCAGTCGATTCAACCGTAGCAGTGAGCAGCAGGAACCGGACAGCTGGGGGCAGAACTCCTTACTTTCCCCTCTATAACGGCATGCGGCCCTCTTATTTCCCCAGGGCCAACGACACCTCCAGAAGATACGGGG TGAACGGACAACATCATAAAGGACTGTCTTTCCCCAAACCAGTCATGTGGTCCAGAACCAGAATGG GTACTCCTAATCGAGTTTCTTTCCATATCAGTAAAAACCCCAACCAGGTTGGCAAAACCAGTGGAATAG ACAAAAAGATTAACCTGCACCAGGACAAATCATCAATCCTGAAGCCTAAAGCACCTCTCGTTACTGCCAAACCAGCGAAacctaaaacaacaacaacaactccGGTGACgg AAACGCACTTTGAGACGTGGGAGAACTCGTCTGCCTTCAGCTCTGTTCCAGCATCCAAAATCGATGCCATGGGCAAAGAGCGCTTCATCG CTCCACACGTGGTGTATAAGACGGACAAGAAACCGGATGAGCCATGCTCCATCACGCGGTCTCTGAGCTATTTCCTGAAGGAACAGGGAGGTGAAACCACAGTGACCGGTCCTCCTCGTGTCGCTCCGTCGAACCTCACTGTGGTCACGGTTGAAGGCTGTCCCTCTTTCGTCATCCTCGACTGGAATAAAGTTGACAACCAAACCACAG AATATGAGGTCATCTCCACCACTAAAGGACCTGACGGACAAAAGGTCTCCATCCTGACCACCAACCAAACACATACAGCTGTGGAGAACCTCAAGCCCGAGTCCAG TTACGAGTTTAAAGTGAAACCAAAGAACGAATTGGGTGAGGGGCCGCCCAGTGAACCGGTGACCTTTAACACAGAGTCAG cGGATCCTAGAGTGAGCGAATACGTTTCAG GCAAAGACGCAATCTGGACGCAGTTCCCATTTAAGACTGACTCTTACTCGGAGTGCAACGGCAAGCAGTACGTCAAGAGGACATGGTATCGCAAGTTTGTTGGCATCCAGCTCTGCAACTCCCTTCGATATAAGATCTACCTGAGCGACTCTCTTAACG GTAAATTCTACAACATTGGGGACCAGACAGGCCACGGAGAGGACCATTGCCAGTTTGTAGACTCCTTCCTGGATGGAAGGACCGGGACACAGCTGCCAGCAGACCAGCTCGAAGCTCGACCAG gTTATTTCAGAGCTGTGAGGCAAGAACCAGTTCACTTCGGCCAGATCGGAGGCAATTCACACATCACTTATGTAGCATGGTACGAGTGTGGTACGCCAATCCCTGGGAAGTGGTAG
- the abi3bpb gene encoding ABI family, member 3 (NESH) binding protein b isoform X6: MSVPGLLRCILLLSFAGILLLSDSSARRIRGKSVFSVRRQNMKVRINATGDTIVLKFLRPNPDVKLEGYILGYGSSMFSKQFIQLPENGKPYETEIDAEPKYLVAVQPIKPNDVKKQCMGKVNLDKPLNLVIGTVSSTSVLLSWGPYTRSPYEGNIMNDCLEDGYYTIRYRERNRKWIYQTCPTSDTVIDNLKPNTHYEFGVRPNKDDRSGMWSKPVIHSTNTGDKIMSSPFKPSQTKPGKPTMPGPRTVLPPPPPNRTHPRPPPLHTNPPFPGSPKTSFAPPLAEQETALTSGSNEPKQPQLTLGQSSLKDLSLSVPPKPVDSTVAVSSRNRTAGGRTPYFPLYNGMRPSYFPRANDTSRRYGVNGQHHKGLSFPKPVMWSRTRMGTPNRVSFHISKNPNQVGKTSGIDKKINLHQDKSSILKPKAPLVTAKPAKPKTTTTTPVTETHFETWENSSAFSSVPASKIDAMGKERFIAPHVVYKTDKKPDEPCSITRSLSYFLKEQGGETTVTGPPRVAPSNLTVVTVEGCPSFVILDWNKVDNQTTEYEVISTTKGPDGQKVSILTTNQTHTAVENLKPESSYEFKVKPKNELGEGPPSEPVTFNTESADPRVSEYVSGKDAIWTQFPFKTDSYSECNGKQYVKRTWYRKFVGIQLCNSLRYKIYLSDSLNGKFYNIGDQTGHGEDHCQFVDSFLDGRTGTQLPADQLEARPGYFRAVRQEPVHFGQIGGNSHITYVAWYECGTPIPGKW; this comes from the exons ATGTCCGTGCCAGGACTCCTCCGCTGCATCCTCCTGCTCTCCTTCGCTGGGATTCTACTCCTCTCCGATTCTTCTGCCAGGAGAATCAGAGGCAAGTCCGTCTTCTCGG TCAGAAGACAGAACATGAAAGTTCGGATTAACGCCACAGGCGACACCATTGTCCTGAAGTTCCTCCGACCCAATCCTGATGTTAAACTTGAAGGCTATATTCTGGGCTATGGATCTAGCATGTTCTCTAAGCAGTTCATCCAGCTTCCCGAGAACGGAAAACCCTATGAGACTGAGATTG ATGCTGAACCAAAGTACCTAGTTGCTGTCCAGCCAATCAAACCCAATGATGTGAAGAAACAATGCATGG GTAAAGTGAACCTGGACAAGCCTCTCAACCTGGTGATTGGGACCGTCTCATCTACCTCAGTGCTGCTGTCCTGGGGGCCATATACGAGGTCACCTTATGAGGGCAACATTATGAATGACTGTCTGGAAGACGG GTACTACACAATCCGctacagagaaagaaacaggaagtggatctATCAGACTTGCCCCACTAGCGATACAGTCATTGACAACCTAAAACCCAACACTCACTATGAATTTGGCGTCCGGCCCAACAAAGATGACCGCAGCGGCATGTGGAGCAAACCAGTCATCCACAGCACCAACACGGGGG ACAAAATCATGTCAAGTCCCTTCAAGCCAAGTCAGACCAAACCTGGG AAGCCGACAATGCCGGGACCACGCACAGTGCTTCCACCGC CTCCACCTAACAGGACGCATCCAAGGCCCCCACCTTTACACACCAATCCTCCTTTTCCTGGATCTCCAAAGACATCATTtg CACCTCCTCTGGCTGAGCAAGAAACTGCACTCACTTCTGGGTCCAATGAGCCCAAACAGCCTCAGCTTACACTGG GTCAAAGCTCTCTGAAAGACCTAAGCTTGTCTGTTCCACCAAAGCCAGTCGATTCAACCGTAGCAGTGAGCAGCAGGAACCGGACAGCTGGGGGCAGAACTCCTTACTTTCCCCTCTATAACGGCATGCGGCCCTCTTATTTCCCCAGGGCCAACGACACCTCCAGAAGATACGGGG TGAACGGACAACATCATAAAGGACTGTCTTTCCCCAAACCAGTCATGTGGTCCAGAACCAGAATGG GTACTCCTAATCGAGTTTCTTTCCATATCAGTAAAAACCCCAACCAGGTTGGCAAAACCAGTGGAATAG ACAAAAAGATTAACCTGCACCAGGACAAATCATCAATCCTGAAGCCTAAAGCACCTCTCGTTACTGCCAAACCAGCGAAacctaaaacaacaacaacaactccGGTGACgg AAACGCACTTTGAGACGTGGGAGAACTCGTCTGCCTTCAGCTCTGTTCCAGCATCCAAAATCGATGCCATGGGCAAAGAGCGCTTCATCG CTCCACACGTGGTGTATAAGACGGACAAGAAACCGGATGAGCCATGCTCCATCACGCGGTCTCTGAGCTATTTCCTGAAGGAACAGGGAGGTGAAACCACAGTGACCGGTCCTCCTCGTGTCGCTCCGTCGAACCTCACTGTGGTCACGGTTGAAGGCTGTCCCTCTTTCGTCATCCTCGACTGGAATAAAGTTGACAACCAAACCACAG AATATGAGGTCATCTCCACCACTAAAGGACCTGACGGACAAAAGGTCTCCATCCTGACCACCAACCAAACACATACAGCTGTGGAGAACCTCAAGCCCGAGTCCAG TTACGAGTTTAAAGTGAAACCAAAGAACGAATTGGGTGAGGGGCCGCCCAGTGAACCGGTGACCTTTAACACAGAGTCAG cGGATCCTAGAGTGAGCGAATACGTTTCAG GCAAAGACGCAATCTGGACGCAGTTCCCATTTAAGACTGACTCTTACTCGGAGTGCAACGGCAAGCAGTACGTCAAGAGGACATGGTATCGCAAGTTTGTTGGCATCCAGCTCTGCAACTCCCTTCGATATAAGATCTACCTGAGCGACTCTCTTAACG GTAAATTCTACAACATTGGGGACCAGACAGGCCACGGAGAGGACCATTGCCAGTTTGTAGACTCCTTCCTGGATGGAAGGACCGGGACACAGCTGCCAGCAGACCAGCTCGAAGCTCGACCAG gTTATTTCAGAGCTGTGAGGCAAGAACCAGTTCACTTCGGCCAGATCGGAGGCAATTCACACATCACTTATGTAGCATGGTACGAGTGTGGTACGCCAATCCCTGGGAAGTGGTAG